A section of the Triticum dicoccoides isolate Atlit2015 ecotype Zavitan chromosome 7A, WEW_v2.0, whole genome shotgun sequence genome encodes:
- the LOC119331062 gene encoding uncharacterized protein LOC119331062 isoform X4: protein MDLEVLQRILDGREKPTNLSFELLKNITKNFSHDREIGHGGFATVYKGVLPNGNVAVKRIRNSHSINEALFYREVDSLLNIEHKNVVRFLGFCASTDQTAIQIEGSKQHIYAEVRERLLCFEYISNGSLQKYITDELRGLEWNTRYEIIRGICEGLHHLHKEKQIYHMDLKPDNILLDNDMVSKITDFGLSRLDEKSKTMSEERYGSLGYCAPEYLHKGKMSFKSDMYSLGIIITELVTGEKEICSDNNNVLRRWRHRWKKTGKETPLAYQQVVKCLEIGLLCHEIEPTKRPYIWHMIHVIREIEGANGKLSNAYEHAFGQLQGKAPGYMHRSNELVVWSTNVNDCLAVEDITTNMFTNEVVNVVDDVNLDVVFYVSEPQEASEETSWAIQPLLLFGQITDDAVGGFLCMDAHQTEPLIVTGHRFGHVQIWNSNMQKVVASIKASWDTVCKVKFIARKGWIVAVSEDCFVHVYKYEKELKKVTGFKSHDYDNTMCSLDVHPAQPYVLSGCDRQIKLWDWDQDWNCIQTFEEHSDDINEVKFNPEDTNSFASASDDRTVKVWSLDSPKSKYTLYGHSEGMHSVDFFKRDGRQYLISGSDDRTAKIWDLQKEECLHTLEHETAVSVFAHPSLPVLITGTWSGAVRVWSSTDFRLKTKLGVPSLVRGFACLMGSERVAVAHYHGVSMMEIDDEEGQGESEGSNANSI, encoded by the exons ATGGATCTTGAGGTCCTGCAGCGTATACTTGATGGAAGAGAGAAGCCAACAAATCTATCATTCGAGCTTTTGAAGAATATCACAAAAAACTTCTCGCACGATCGAGAAATCGGCCATGGTGGATTTGCAACGGTTTATAAG GGAGTGCTCCCAAATGGGAATGTCGCAGTAAAGAGGATAAGGAACAGTCATTCAATCAATGAGGCATTATTTTATCGTGAAGTTGACAGCCTGCTGAATATTGAACATAAAAATGTGGTACggtttcttggcttctgtgctagCACAGATCAAACAGCCATACAAATCGAAGGATCAAAACAACATATTTACGCGGAAGTAAGAGAAAGGTTACTCTGTTTTGAGTATATCAGCAATGGAAGCCTGCAAAAATATATTACTG ATGAATTAAGGGGACTTGAATGGAATACACGTTATGAAATAATTAGAGGCATCTGTGAAGGTTTGCATCATCTGCACAAGGAAAAGCAGATATATCATATGGATCTGAAACCCGACAATATACTACTAGACAATGATATGGTGTCGAAAATCACAGATTTTGGTTTATCGAGACTTGATGAGAAGTCAAAAACCATGAGTGAAGAACGTTATGGATCACT AGGATACTGTGCTCCAGAATACCTACATAAGGGAAAGATGTCATTCAAATCAGACATGTACAGTCTGGGCATTATAATCACTGAATTAGTGACAGGAGAAAAAGAAATCTGCAGTGATAATAACAAT GTACTTAGGAGATGGAGGCATAGATGGAAGAAAACAGGGAAGGAAACACCACTGGCTTACCAACAAGTAGTAAAATGCCTTGAAATTGGGTTACTCTGCCACGAAATCGAGCCAACCAAACGGCCTTATATATGGCATATGATACATGTTATAAGAGAAATTGAAGGTGCTAATGGAAAACTCAGCAATGCCTATGAACATGCATTTGGACAG TTGCAGGGCAAGGCACCGGGATATATGCATCGTTCCAATGAACTTGTTGTGTGGAGCACCAACGTGAATGATTGCCTTGCAGTTGAGGATATAACAACAAATATGTTCACTAATGAGGTGGTCAATGTGGTTGATGACGTGAATTTGGATGTGGTTTTTTACGTCAGTGAGCCACAAGAAGCAAGTGAGGAAACCAGTTGG GCAATCCAACCTTTACTGCTGTTTGGTCAGATTACAGATGATGCAGTCGGTGGGTTCCTTTGTATGGATGCACATCAGACAGAGCCTTT GATTGTCACCGGTCACCGATTTGGTCATGTCCAGATTTGGAACTCTAACATGCAG AAAGTGGTCGCTTCGATTAAGGCCTCATGGGATACAG TATGCAAAGTTAAATTTATTGCACGAAAGGGGTGGATTGTGGCTGTGTCAGAAGATTGCTTCGTCCATGTGTACAAGTATGAAAAGGAACTCAAAAAGGTCACGGGTTTCAAATCTCACGATTATGACAATACCATGTGCTCATTAGACGTTCATCCAGCCCAGCCGTATGTGCTGTCAGGGTGTGATAGGCAAATAAAGCTTTGGGACTGGGACCAGGACTGGAATTGCATACAGACATTTGAAGAACACTCAGATGATATTAATGAAGTAAAATTTAATCCAGAGGACACCAACAGTTTTGCAAGTGCTTCAGATGATCGTACAGTAAAG GTTTGGAGTCTTGATTCTCCCAAATCCAAGTATACTCTGTATGGGCATTCGGAAGGAATGCACAGCGTGGATTTCTTCAAGCGTGATGGGCGGCAGTATTTGATTAGCGGCTCTGATGACAGGACTGCCAAG aTATGGGACTTGCAGAAGGAGGAGTGTCTTCATACACTCGAACATGAGACTGCAGTTTCCGTCTTTGCCCATCCCAGTCTTCCAGTTCTAATTACAGGTACATGGAGTGGTGCCGTTCGTGTGTGGAGCTCCACTGACTTCAG
- the LOC119331062 gene encoding uncharacterized protein LOC119331062 isoform X2, whose amino-acid sequence MDLEVLQRILDGREKPTNLSFELLKNITKNFSHDREIGHGGFATVYKGVLPNGNVAVKRIRNSHSINEALFYREVDSLLNIEHKNVVRFLGFCASTDQTAIQIEGSKQHIYAEVRERLLCFEYISNGSLQKYITGLHHLHKEKQIYHMDLKPDNILLDNDMVSKITDFGLSRLDEKSKTMSEERYGSLGYCAPEYLHKGKMSFKSDMYSLGIIITELVTGEKEICSDNNNVLRRWRHRWKKTGKETPLAYQQVVKCLEIGLLCHEIEPTKRPYIWHMIHVIREIEGANGKLSNAYEHAFGQISPYSEDDMLGIEPLQLHFPFELNKQMSCTLKLTNGMDSYIAFNIENTSPLPYCTQPQKGIMPPRSKCNVEITLQLQGKAPGYMHRSNELVVWSTNVNDCLAVEDITTNMFTNEVVNVVDDVNLDVVFYVSEPQEASEETSWAIQPLLLFGQITDDAVGGFLCMDAHQTEPLIVTGHRFGHVQIWNSNMQKVVASIKASWDTVCKVKFIARKGWIVAVSEDCFVHVYKYEKELKKVTGFKSHDYDNTMCSLDVHPAQPYVLSGCDRQIKLWDWDQDWNCIQTFEEHSDDINEVKFNPEDTNSFASASDDRTVKVWSLDSPKSKYTLYGHSEGMHSVDFFKRDGRQYLISGSDDRTAKIWDLQKEECLHTLEHETAVSVFAHPSLPVLITGTWSGAVRVWSSTDFRLKTKLGVPSLVRGFACLMGSERVAVAHYHGVSMMEIDDEEGQGESEGSNANSI is encoded by the exons ATGGATCTTGAGGTCCTGCAGCGTATACTTGATGGAAGAGAGAAGCCAACAAATCTATCATTCGAGCTTTTGAAGAATATCACAAAAAACTTCTCGCACGATCGAGAAATCGGCCATGGTGGATTTGCAACGGTTTATAAG GGAGTGCTCCCAAATGGGAATGTCGCAGTAAAGAGGATAAGGAACAGTCATTCAATCAATGAGGCATTATTTTATCGTGAAGTTGACAGCCTGCTGAATATTGAACATAAAAATGTGGTACggtttcttggcttctgtgctagCACAGATCAAACAGCCATACAAATCGAAGGATCAAAACAACATATTTACGCGGAAGTAAGAGAAAGGTTACTCTGTTTTGAGTATATCAGCAATGGAAGCCTGCAAAAATATATTACTG GTTTGCATCATCTGCACAAGGAAAAGCAGATATATCATATGGATCTGAAACCCGACAATATACTACTAGACAATGATATGGTGTCGAAAATCACAGATTTTGGTTTATCGAGACTTGATGAGAAGTCAAAAACCATGAGTGAAGAACGTTATGGATCACT AGGATACTGTGCTCCAGAATACCTACATAAGGGAAAGATGTCATTCAAATCAGACATGTACAGTCTGGGCATTATAATCACTGAATTAGTGACAGGAGAAAAAGAAATCTGCAGTGATAATAACAAT GTACTTAGGAGATGGAGGCATAGATGGAAGAAAACAGGGAAGGAAACACCACTGGCTTACCAACAAGTAGTAAAATGCCTTGAAATTGGGTTACTCTGCCACGAAATCGAGCCAACCAAACGGCCTTATATATGGCATATGATACATGTTATAAGAGAAATTGAAGGTGCTAATGGAAAACTCAGCAATGCCTATGAACATGCATTTGGACAG ATAAGCCCTTACTCGGAGGATGATATGCTTGGAATTGAGCCACTCCAACTACATTTTCCGTTTGAGCTTAACAAACAGATGTCATGCACACTTAAGTTAACCAATGGGATGGACTCTTACATTGCCTTCAACATCGAAAATACGAGCCCCTTGCCATACTGCACACAACCACAGAAAGGCATTATGCCGCCAAGATCCAAGTGTAATGTTGAAATAACACTGCAGTTGCAGGGCAAGGCACCGGGATATATGCATCGTTCCAATGAACTTGTTGTGTGGAGCACCAACGTGAATGATTGCCTTGCAGTTGAGGATATAACAACAAATATGTTCACTAATGAGGTGGTCAATGTGGTTGATGACGTGAATTTGGATGTGGTTTTTTACGTCAGTGAGCCACAAGAAGCAAGTGAGGAAACCAGTTGG GCAATCCAACCTTTACTGCTGTTTGGTCAGATTACAGATGATGCAGTCGGTGGGTTCCTTTGTATGGATGCACATCAGACAGAGCCTTT GATTGTCACCGGTCACCGATTTGGTCATGTCCAGATTTGGAACTCTAACATGCAG AAAGTGGTCGCTTCGATTAAGGCCTCATGGGATACAG TATGCAAAGTTAAATTTATTGCACGAAAGGGGTGGATTGTGGCTGTGTCAGAAGATTGCTTCGTCCATGTGTACAAGTATGAAAAGGAACTCAAAAAGGTCACGGGTTTCAAATCTCACGATTATGACAATACCATGTGCTCATTAGACGTTCATCCAGCCCAGCCGTATGTGCTGTCAGGGTGTGATAGGCAAATAAAGCTTTGGGACTGGGACCAGGACTGGAATTGCATACAGACATTTGAAGAACACTCAGATGATATTAATGAAGTAAAATTTAATCCAGAGGACACCAACAGTTTTGCAAGTGCTTCAGATGATCGTACAGTAAAG GTTTGGAGTCTTGATTCTCCCAAATCCAAGTATACTCTGTATGGGCATTCGGAAGGAATGCACAGCGTGGATTTCTTCAAGCGTGATGGGCGGCAGTATTTGATTAGCGGCTCTGATGACAGGACTGCCAAG aTATGGGACTTGCAGAAGGAGGAGTGTCTTCATACACTCGAACATGAGACTGCAGTTTCCGTCTTTGCCCATCCCAGTCTTCCAGTTCTAATTACAGGTACATGGAGTGGTGCCGTTCGTGTGTGGAGCTCCACTGACTTCAG
- the LOC119331062 gene encoding uncharacterized protein LOC119331062 isoform X3, whose amino-acid sequence MDLEVLQRILDGREKPTNLSFELLKNITKNFSHDREIGHGGFATVYKGVLPNGNVAVKRIRNSHSINEALFYREVDSLLNIEHKNVVRFLGFCASTDQTAIQIEGSKQHIYAEVRERLLCFEYISNGSLQKYITDFGLSRLDEKSKTMSEERYGSLGYCAPEYLHKGKMSFKSDMYSLGIIITELVTGEKEICSDNNNVLRRWRHRWKKTGKETPLAYQQVVKCLEIGLLCHEIEPTKRPYIWHMIHVIREIEGANGKLSNAYEHAFGQISPYSEDDMLGIEPLQLHFPFELNKQMSCTLKLTNGMDSYIAFNIENTSPLPYCTQPQKGIMPPRSKCNVEITLQLQGKAPGYMHRSNELVVWSTNVNDCLAVEDITTNMFTNEVVNVVDDVNLDVVFYVSEPQEASEETSWAIQPLLLFGQITDDAVGGFLCMDAHQTEPLIVTGHRFGHVQIWNSNMQKVVASIKASWDTVCKVKFIARKGWIVAVSEDCFVHVYKYEKELKKVTGFKSHDYDNTMCSLDVHPAQPYVLSGCDRQIKLWDWDQDWNCIQTFEEHSDDINEVKFNPEDTNSFASASDDRTVKVWSLDSPKSKYTLYGHSEGMHSVDFFKRDGRQYLISGSDDRTAKIWDLQKEECLHTLEHETAVSVFAHPSLPVLITGTWSGAVRVWSSTDFRLKTKLGVPSLVRGFACLMGSERVAVAHYHGVSMMEIDDEEGQGESEGSNANSI is encoded by the exons ATGGATCTTGAGGTCCTGCAGCGTATACTTGATGGAAGAGAGAAGCCAACAAATCTATCATTCGAGCTTTTGAAGAATATCACAAAAAACTTCTCGCACGATCGAGAAATCGGCCATGGTGGATTTGCAACGGTTTATAAG GGAGTGCTCCCAAATGGGAATGTCGCAGTAAAGAGGATAAGGAACAGTCATTCAATCAATGAGGCATTATTTTATCGTGAAGTTGACAGCCTGCTGAATATTGAACATAAAAATGTGGTACggtttcttggcttctgtgctagCACAGATCAAACAGCCATACAAATCGAAGGATCAAAACAACATATTTACGCGGAAGTAAGAGAAAGGTTACTCTGTTTTGAGTATATCAGCAATGGAAGCCTGCAAAAATATATTACTG ATTTTGGTTTATCGAGACTTGATGAGAAGTCAAAAACCATGAGTGAAGAACGTTATGGATCACT AGGATACTGTGCTCCAGAATACCTACATAAGGGAAAGATGTCATTCAAATCAGACATGTACAGTCTGGGCATTATAATCACTGAATTAGTGACAGGAGAAAAAGAAATCTGCAGTGATAATAACAAT GTACTTAGGAGATGGAGGCATAGATGGAAGAAAACAGGGAAGGAAACACCACTGGCTTACCAACAAGTAGTAAAATGCCTTGAAATTGGGTTACTCTGCCACGAAATCGAGCCAACCAAACGGCCTTATATATGGCATATGATACATGTTATAAGAGAAATTGAAGGTGCTAATGGAAAACTCAGCAATGCCTATGAACATGCATTTGGACAG ATAAGCCCTTACTCGGAGGATGATATGCTTGGAATTGAGCCACTCCAACTACATTTTCCGTTTGAGCTTAACAAACAGATGTCATGCACACTTAAGTTAACCAATGGGATGGACTCTTACATTGCCTTCAACATCGAAAATACGAGCCCCTTGCCATACTGCACACAACCACAGAAAGGCATTATGCCGCCAAGATCCAAGTGTAATGTTGAAATAACACTGCAGTTGCAGGGCAAGGCACCGGGATATATGCATCGTTCCAATGAACTTGTTGTGTGGAGCACCAACGTGAATGATTGCCTTGCAGTTGAGGATATAACAACAAATATGTTCACTAATGAGGTGGTCAATGTGGTTGATGACGTGAATTTGGATGTGGTTTTTTACGTCAGTGAGCCACAAGAAGCAAGTGAGGAAACCAGTTGG GCAATCCAACCTTTACTGCTGTTTGGTCAGATTACAGATGATGCAGTCGGTGGGTTCCTTTGTATGGATGCACATCAGACAGAGCCTTT GATTGTCACCGGTCACCGATTTGGTCATGTCCAGATTTGGAACTCTAACATGCAG AAAGTGGTCGCTTCGATTAAGGCCTCATGGGATACAG TATGCAAAGTTAAATTTATTGCACGAAAGGGGTGGATTGTGGCTGTGTCAGAAGATTGCTTCGTCCATGTGTACAAGTATGAAAAGGAACTCAAAAAGGTCACGGGTTTCAAATCTCACGATTATGACAATACCATGTGCTCATTAGACGTTCATCCAGCCCAGCCGTATGTGCTGTCAGGGTGTGATAGGCAAATAAAGCTTTGGGACTGGGACCAGGACTGGAATTGCATACAGACATTTGAAGAACACTCAGATGATATTAATGAAGTAAAATTTAATCCAGAGGACACCAACAGTTTTGCAAGTGCTTCAGATGATCGTACAGTAAAG GTTTGGAGTCTTGATTCTCCCAAATCCAAGTATACTCTGTATGGGCATTCGGAAGGAATGCACAGCGTGGATTTCTTCAAGCGTGATGGGCGGCAGTATTTGATTAGCGGCTCTGATGACAGGACTGCCAAG aTATGGGACTTGCAGAAGGAGGAGTGTCTTCATACACTCGAACATGAGACTGCAGTTTCCGTCTTTGCCCATCCCAGTCTTCCAGTTCTAATTACAGGTACATGGAGTGGTGCCGTTCGTGTGTGGAGCTCCACTGACTTCAG
- the LOC119331062 gene encoding uncharacterized protein LOC119331062 isoform X1, with protein MDLEVLQRILDGREKPTNLSFELLKNITKNFSHDREIGHGGFATVYKGVLPNGNVAVKRIRNSHSINEALFYREVDSLLNIEHKNVVRFLGFCASTDQTAIQIEGSKQHIYAEVRERLLCFEYISNGSLQKYITDELRGLEWNTRYEIIRGICEGLHHLHKEKQIYHMDLKPDNILLDNDMVSKITDFGLSRLDEKSKTMSEERYGSLGYCAPEYLHKGKMSFKSDMYSLGIIITELVTGEKEICSDNNNVLRRWRHRWKKTGKETPLAYQQVVKCLEIGLLCHEIEPTKRPYIWHMIHVIREIEGANGKLSNAYEHAFGQISPYSEDDMLGIEPLQLHFPFELNKQMSCTLKLTNGMDSYIAFNIENTSPLPYCTQPQKGIMPPRSKCNVEITLQLQGKAPGYMHRSNELVVWSTNVNDCLAVEDITTNMFTNEVVNVVDDVNLDVVFYVSEPQEASEETSWAIQPLLLFGQITDDAVGGFLCMDAHQTEPLIVTGHRFGHVQIWNSNMQKVVASIKASWDTVCKVKFIARKGWIVAVSEDCFVHVYKYEKELKKVTGFKSHDYDNTMCSLDVHPAQPYVLSGCDRQIKLWDWDQDWNCIQTFEEHSDDINEVKFNPEDTNSFASASDDRTVKVWSLDSPKSKYTLYGHSEGMHSVDFFKRDGRQYLISGSDDRTAKIWDLQKEECLHTLEHETAVSVFAHPSLPVLITGTWSGAVRVWSSTDFRLKTKLGVPSLVRGFACLMGSERVAVAHYHGVSMMEIDDEEGQGESEGSNANSI; from the exons ATGGATCTTGAGGTCCTGCAGCGTATACTTGATGGAAGAGAGAAGCCAACAAATCTATCATTCGAGCTTTTGAAGAATATCACAAAAAACTTCTCGCACGATCGAGAAATCGGCCATGGTGGATTTGCAACGGTTTATAAG GGAGTGCTCCCAAATGGGAATGTCGCAGTAAAGAGGATAAGGAACAGTCATTCAATCAATGAGGCATTATTTTATCGTGAAGTTGACAGCCTGCTGAATATTGAACATAAAAATGTGGTACggtttcttggcttctgtgctagCACAGATCAAACAGCCATACAAATCGAAGGATCAAAACAACATATTTACGCGGAAGTAAGAGAAAGGTTACTCTGTTTTGAGTATATCAGCAATGGAAGCCTGCAAAAATATATTACTG ATGAATTAAGGGGACTTGAATGGAATACACGTTATGAAATAATTAGAGGCATCTGTGAAGGTTTGCATCATCTGCACAAGGAAAAGCAGATATATCATATGGATCTGAAACCCGACAATATACTACTAGACAATGATATGGTGTCGAAAATCACAGATTTTGGTTTATCGAGACTTGATGAGAAGTCAAAAACCATGAGTGAAGAACGTTATGGATCACT AGGATACTGTGCTCCAGAATACCTACATAAGGGAAAGATGTCATTCAAATCAGACATGTACAGTCTGGGCATTATAATCACTGAATTAGTGACAGGAGAAAAAGAAATCTGCAGTGATAATAACAAT GTACTTAGGAGATGGAGGCATAGATGGAAGAAAACAGGGAAGGAAACACCACTGGCTTACCAACAAGTAGTAAAATGCCTTGAAATTGGGTTACTCTGCCACGAAATCGAGCCAACCAAACGGCCTTATATATGGCATATGATACATGTTATAAGAGAAATTGAAGGTGCTAATGGAAAACTCAGCAATGCCTATGAACATGCATTTGGACAG ATAAGCCCTTACTCGGAGGATGATATGCTTGGAATTGAGCCACTCCAACTACATTTTCCGTTTGAGCTTAACAAACAGATGTCATGCACACTTAAGTTAACCAATGGGATGGACTCTTACATTGCCTTCAACATCGAAAATACGAGCCCCTTGCCATACTGCACACAACCACAGAAAGGCATTATGCCGCCAAGATCCAAGTGTAATGTTGAAATAACACTGCAGTTGCAGGGCAAGGCACCGGGATATATGCATCGTTCCAATGAACTTGTTGTGTGGAGCACCAACGTGAATGATTGCCTTGCAGTTGAGGATATAACAACAAATATGTTCACTAATGAGGTGGTCAATGTGGTTGATGACGTGAATTTGGATGTGGTTTTTTACGTCAGTGAGCCACAAGAAGCAAGTGAGGAAACCAGTTGG GCAATCCAACCTTTACTGCTGTTTGGTCAGATTACAGATGATGCAGTCGGTGGGTTCCTTTGTATGGATGCACATCAGACAGAGCCTTT GATTGTCACCGGTCACCGATTTGGTCATGTCCAGATTTGGAACTCTAACATGCAG AAAGTGGTCGCTTCGATTAAGGCCTCATGGGATACAG TATGCAAAGTTAAATTTATTGCACGAAAGGGGTGGATTGTGGCTGTGTCAGAAGATTGCTTCGTCCATGTGTACAAGTATGAAAAGGAACTCAAAAAGGTCACGGGTTTCAAATCTCACGATTATGACAATACCATGTGCTCATTAGACGTTCATCCAGCCCAGCCGTATGTGCTGTCAGGGTGTGATAGGCAAATAAAGCTTTGGGACTGGGACCAGGACTGGAATTGCATACAGACATTTGAAGAACACTCAGATGATATTAATGAAGTAAAATTTAATCCAGAGGACACCAACAGTTTTGCAAGTGCTTCAGATGATCGTACAGTAAAG GTTTGGAGTCTTGATTCTCCCAAATCCAAGTATACTCTGTATGGGCATTCGGAAGGAATGCACAGCGTGGATTTCTTCAAGCGTGATGGGCGGCAGTATTTGATTAGCGGCTCTGATGACAGGACTGCCAAG aTATGGGACTTGCAGAAGGAGGAGTGTCTTCATACACTCGAACATGAGACTGCAGTTTCCGTCTTTGCCCATCCCAGTCTTCCAGTTCTAATTACAGGTACATGGAGTGGTGCCGTTCGTGTGTGGAGCTCCACTGACTTCAG
- the LOC119331062 gene encoding uncharacterized protein LOC119331062 isoform X5 — translation MDLKPDNILLDNDMVSKITDFGLSRLDEKSKTMSEERYGSLGYCAPEYLHKGKMSFKSDMYSLGIIITELVTGEKEICSDNNNVLRRWRHRWKKTGKETPLAYQQVVKCLEIGLLCHEIEPTKRPYIWHMIHVIREIEGANGKLSNAYEHAFGQISPYSEDDMLGIEPLQLHFPFELNKQMSCTLKLTNGMDSYIAFNIENTSPLPYCTQPQKGIMPPRSKCNVEITLQLQGKAPGYMHRSNELVVWSTNVNDCLAVEDITTNMFTNEVVNVVDDVNLDVVFYVSEPQEASEETSWAIQPLLLFGQITDDAVGGFLCMDAHQTEPLIVTGHRFGHVQIWNSNMQKVVASIKASWDTVCKVKFIARKGWIVAVSEDCFVHVYKYEKELKKVTGFKSHDYDNTMCSLDVHPAQPYVLSGCDRQIKLWDWDQDWNCIQTFEEHSDDINEVKFNPEDTNSFASASDDRTVKVWSLDSPKSKYTLYGHSEGMHSVDFFKRDGRQYLISGSDDRTAKIWDLQKEECLHTLEHETAVSVFAHPSLPVLITGTWSGAVRVWSSTDFRLKTKLGVPSLVRGFACLMGSERVAVAHYHGVSMMEIDDEEGQGESEGSNANSI, via the exons ATGGATCTGAAACCCGACAATATACTACTAGACAATGATATGGTGTCGAAAATCACAGATTTTGGTTTATCGAGACTTGATGAGAAGTCAAAAACCATGAGTGAAGAACGTTATGGATCACT AGGATACTGTGCTCCAGAATACCTACATAAGGGAAAGATGTCATTCAAATCAGACATGTACAGTCTGGGCATTATAATCACTGAATTAGTGACAGGAGAAAAAGAAATCTGCAGTGATAATAACAAT GTACTTAGGAGATGGAGGCATAGATGGAAGAAAACAGGGAAGGAAACACCACTGGCTTACCAACAAGTAGTAAAATGCCTTGAAATTGGGTTACTCTGCCACGAAATCGAGCCAACCAAACGGCCTTATATATGGCATATGATACATGTTATAAGAGAAATTGAAGGTGCTAATGGAAAACTCAGCAATGCCTATGAACATGCATTTGGACAG ATAAGCCCTTACTCGGAGGATGATATGCTTGGAATTGAGCCACTCCAACTACATTTTCCGTTTGAGCTTAACAAACAGATGTCATGCACACTTAAGTTAACCAATGGGATGGACTCTTACATTGCCTTCAACATCGAAAATACGAGCCCCTTGCCATACTGCACACAACCACAGAAAGGCATTATGCCGCCAAGATCCAAGTGTAATGTTGAAATAACACTGCAGTTGCAGGGCAAGGCACCGGGATATATGCATCGTTCCAATGAACTTGTTGTGTGGAGCACCAACGTGAATGATTGCCTTGCAGTTGAGGATATAACAACAAATATGTTCACTAATGAGGTGGTCAATGTGGTTGATGACGTGAATTTGGATGTGGTTTTTTACGTCAGTGAGCCACAAGAAGCAAGTGAGGAAACCAGTTGG GCAATCCAACCTTTACTGCTGTTTGGTCAGATTACAGATGATGCAGTCGGTGGGTTCCTTTGTATGGATGCACATCAGACAGAGCCTTT GATTGTCACCGGTCACCGATTTGGTCATGTCCAGATTTGGAACTCTAACATGCAG AAAGTGGTCGCTTCGATTAAGGCCTCATGGGATACAG TATGCAAAGTTAAATTTATTGCACGAAAGGGGTGGATTGTGGCTGTGTCAGAAGATTGCTTCGTCCATGTGTACAAGTATGAAAAGGAACTCAAAAAGGTCACGGGTTTCAAATCTCACGATTATGACAATACCATGTGCTCATTAGACGTTCATCCAGCCCAGCCGTATGTGCTGTCAGGGTGTGATAGGCAAATAAAGCTTTGGGACTGGGACCAGGACTGGAATTGCATACAGACATTTGAAGAACACTCAGATGATATTAATGAAGTAAAATTTAATCCAGAGGACACCAACAGTTTTGCAAGTGCTTCAGATGATCGTACAGTAAAG GTTTGGAGTCTTGATTCTCCCAAATCCAAGTATACTCTGTATGGGCATTCGGAAGGAATGCACAGCGTGGATTTCTTCAAGCGTGATGGGCGGCAGTATTTGATTAGCGGCTCTGATGACAGGACTGCCAAG aTATGGGACTTGCAGAAGGAGGAGTGTCTTCATACACTCGAACATGAGACTGCAGTTTCCGTCTTTGCCCATCCCAGTCTTCCAGTTCTAATTACAGGTACATGGAGTGGTGCCGTTCGTGTGTGGAGCTCCACTGACTTCAG